The genomic segment GGGAGTCCTTGATCATCACCGTCTCGGAAGGATTGGGTCCTTGATTTCTTTTGAAGAGAATAACTTTTAGCGGTACTATAATCTCTGGCCACGACCTCACTGAAGAGGGCGAGCACCATGAATAAGATCAGAGGTATGAGCCAAAGCCGCTTCATATCTATCTAAACTTAGACGGAACAAAACGGCTTTCGCAACCTTTTTTCGGAGAGAAATCGGAATTTATGGTTTGATCGCTTCTACTTCTACAGTACTTAACGAACTTCTTAAATAGCCGCTTTTTAGCACCATTGCTTGTCCTTCTTCCGAAGTGATATAAGTAATGAACTCATCGATTTTTTTACCCCTATCAGAGAGATAAAATAGGTACAAACCTCTAGAAAGTTTGTATTTCCTTTCGGAAACATTTTGGATGCTCGGCTCCACAAAAGGATCCTTCCCGGTTTTAGAATAAGGAATTGCTTTCACTTTTCCTTTGTTCTGAATCTGTGCGCTTCCCATTCCCATAAATCCAACGGATGCAGTGTCCTTTTCGATCAGATCTGCCATCTCATCGTTATCCGCCACCACCTTGGAGTCGCTAGTGAATTCTTTCTTCTTGGAAGTTTGGTATTCTTTTTCTCCCAAGTCTCTTTGTCTTAGGATATGAGTTTCGAAGTAAGCCGCAGTTCCACTCTTATCGTTTCGAAGAACCACATGAATAGGTCCGGGTTTTCCGCCAACTTGTGACCAATCTTTTATATCTCCTGAGAATATTTTGGAGATCTGTTCCAGGGTAAGCTTAGAAACTGTATTTGCAGGATTCACTACTATAGCGATCCCATCGTAACCGATCAGTACATTTTCAAATCTTCCCTTTCTTTCAAACTGGGTTTGTTCTTCCGGAGTTAATGGTCTGGAAGAAGCAGCTATGTCCGTTTTAGAATCGAATAATTTTTCGATCCCTTCGAAGGAACCTCCTCCTTGGACGGTAACTTCTACATTCGGATTTTTCTTAGAGTATCCAGCTGCAACCACGTTCAGTAATGTATGCATGGTTTCGGAGCCTGTGATCAGTAAGGGTTCCTTTTTGCAATTGGCAACCGTTAGCACGGTAAATAGAAGGAGTAAGAGCGTTAATTTTTGTTTCATCAAATCTTTGATTCTCCGGAAATCTTTTCCAAAAGTGGACTCTCCTCTTGGAAGGGGAAAAGTCGAACGGATTTTGGCCCTGAAATATTACAA from the Leptospira hartskeerlii genome contains:
- a CDS encoding phosphate ABC transporter substrate-binding protein, giving the protein MKQKLTLLLLLFTVLTVANCKKEPLLITGSETMHTLLNVVAAGYSKKNPNVEVTVQGGGSFEGIEKLFDSKTDIAASSRPLTPEEQTQFERKGRFENVLIGYDGIAIVVNPANTVSKLTLEQISKIFSGDIKDWSQVGGKPGPIHVVLRNDKSGTAAYFETHILRQRDLGEKEYQTSKKKEFTSDSKVVADNDEMADLIEKDTASVGFMGMGSAQIQNKGKVKAIPYSKTGKDPFVEPSIQNVSERKYKLSRGLYLFYLSDRGKKIDEFITYITSEEGQAMVLKSGYLRSSLSTVEVEAIKP